The genomic window GAATTAATAGGATTTATGATAAGAAGTTAGCAGGAACTGCAGACCTCGTTTTCTTTAAAAAAGTTATAGAAACCTTTCATGTTGATTTTGAAGTTCCGGAAAAGGATTTAAAACGATTACCTAAAACCGGGGCTTTTATCACTATTTCTAATCATCCCCTAGGAGGTTTGGATGGTATTTTATTATTAAAACTGGTTTCTGAACAGCGACCTGATTTTAAGGTTATTGCCAACTTTTTATTACAAAAGATACCGGAGTTACACGCTTATGTAATGCCGGTAAATCCTTTTGAAGATCGGAAAGAAGTAAAATCAAGTTTTCAGGGTATTAAATTAAGCTTACAACATATTAAAGACGGACATCCCTTAGGTATTTTTCCATCAGGTGAAGTATCTACTATCAAAGAAGGGAAGGGCTATGTAGATAAAGTATGGGAGCCGGGTGCCATTCACTTTATCCAAAAAGCAAAGGTTCCGGTAATCCCCATTTATTTTCATGCAAAAAACAGCAGGTTGTTTTACAGAATGGCTGCGATTAGCGGATTGCTACGTACCTTAAAATTACCGAGTGAATTATTCACTCAACAATACAGAAGTATTAAAGTTAGGATTGGAAACCCAATTACACCGAATGATTTGATAGAGTTCCTGGAGCTACAAGCGCTTTCCGAATTTCTTCGGAAGAAAACTTATATGCTGGCAAATCCTTATGCAAAAAAATCATTAAGAGAAACCATACCTCAAAATCTAAAAATTACCAAAACTCCCAAAAAGATTAAAAGATGTAGCGATACCCATGATATAGAACATGAAATACAATACTGTCGGGATCATAAAATGCGCTTGCTTTCCAGCAAAAATTATGAAGTTTTTTTAGTAAAAAAAGAGAACGTTCCTAATATCCTTTATGAAATAGGAAGGTTACGCGAAATCACTTTTAGGGCTATCGGAGAAGGAACTAATAAGGCAATTGACCTTGACATTTTTGATGAATATTATCATCATATGTTTTTATGGGATAGCAAAGCAAAAAAAATTGCCGGAGCCTATCGAATGGGTATGGGTGCCGACATCTATAGGCAAAAAGGAATTGATGGTTTCTATTTACAGAAACTCTTCCGGTTTGAACCCGAACTACATAATATGATGAGTAAGTCCATTGAAATGGGTAGGGCATTTATCATAAAAGAGTATCAGCAAAAACCCATGCCTTTATTTTTACTATGGAAAGGTATTGTACATTGTACCTTACGATTCCCCGAACATAAATATTTAATTGGAGGGGTAAGTATTAGTAATCAATTTAGCAATTTTACCAAATCACTGATGATTGAATTTATGAAATCCCATTATTATGATCCGTATGTGGCGCAATATGTGCGACCTAAAAAAGAATTTAAAGTAAAATTAAGAGACGCTGATAAAGATTTTGTATTCGATGAAAGTAAAAGTGATTTAAACAAGTTTGATAAAATTATTGACGAAGTAGAACCAGGAAGCCTCCGATTACCTGTTTTAATTAAAAAATACATTAAACAAAATGCAAAAGTCATCGCCTTCAATGTAGATCCGCTGTTTAATAATGCAATAGACGGATTGATGTACATTAAAATTTCTGACCTTCCGGAAAGTACCGTAAAGCCGGTAATGGAAGAATTTCAGAAAGAATTGGAACAGAAATATTATGCCAGTATGGATAAAGATAACTATCAATTTAGTTAAAGCTTAATTATTCAATGCTATTTACAAGAATACTCTATTAAGTAGAAGCAATACTTCATATTCAATTACGCTAGTGATTAATAATCTTTATCTTTAGGTTCACCAAATGCATTAAACCATAGCACTTCTAAAATTACCTTTAATTACTAGTTGTTTATTACTACACTATATTTTGGTATCACAAACATTTACCGCTAATGTAGGGGTACTAGGTGGAGCCACCTTGACTATTGGTAATCAAAATCAAACGCTTAAATTTGGCATCTCAGCGATAGGTACTGTAAACTACGGTGACGTTTCTTTAGAAACTATTCTAGATATATCGGCAGGTCCGTTATTAAAACGGCATACGATAAAGCAAACCGGTTGGTTATATAGCTATGACTTCTATTCTCTGGCTGGTATTGGAAAAAACAGTAATCTACTTGGACTTTCCCTTACAAATCAACCCACCGGATTACTTTATAACCAGAAAGGTAGAGGAGGGTTCCAGGGGATTGGTTTTGGGTTTAAAAAAGAGTTTTTAACTGGAGAACTCTCGTATGTGAATATACGGCGAGGCAAGTTACTGATGAGGTTTAGCAATGCACAACATTCTTTTGATCTTACATTCACTAATGACTTTAGACTAGGTCGACTATTTAACGGAGAAGGTACGGATTTTGGTGTCACCGGGACTTTACGCTTAGGATATACTGAAATTCTTTCAACTCATAAGATTTTAAGGGCAGGAGTGGCAATTGCTCTATTTACACCCCGGCCGGATTACTCTTTAACTCCGGTGAATCCTATAAATTCTGATGACGGTAGAAAAAATGTTTGGTATACCCTTAAACCTTTTTCAGACACGTTTTATACAAATTTATATGCCTTCGGAAGGTATCAATCCCGGTCTTCTTTCGCTTTCGCGAAAGTTGGGTTGAATAGTCAAAAACTAGGAGCTTTTATACAAAATACCTTACACGACGGTTCAGGGTTAAACCCAAGATTTCCCTGGGATGTTACTGCTCAGGACAAACTTTTTTTAGAAGTAGGAACTGGAATTTTTAAAGCTGCAAAAAGTGATGAGTAGACCTACCATCTTTGTTTTGATTCTGTGCGGTATTGTACTAACCACTTGCAACACTTATCGAACTTTTTATAAGTCGACCTATGATTTAAACACATCATCAATAAAAAATACACAACGGGTTCATGTTAGGGATTTTCCTAATGACAGTGTGTATCTAATACTTTCTAAATATAAAAATATTCGTTCTTTAAACTTATCAAATAGGAAGTCTTTACATCTGGATTCTGTTCTTAATAAAATAGCGAATCCTGAAAAATTGAATGTCTTAATTTTAGACAGTTTAGATCTTGAAAAATTACCGGAAAGTATTACCCAATTTTCACAATTAAAACAATTATCCTTAAACCATAATCCGAATTTAGATGTATCGCAAGCACTTTTAACCGTAAAAAACCTACCCTTGGAGTTTTTAAATCTGCAACAAAATGAATTGACGGATTTACCCGTATCCTTTTCAGAATTACAAAGTCTTGAAGACTTAAATCTTTCCAGAAACAATTTGCAGAAACATCAGGCTTTACAAGCTTTAGAAAAGCTACCTAAACTAAAATCTCTTTGGTTAACCCATAATCAACTCACCTATGTGCCGAAGTCTTTGTTTACCCTAAAAAGGCTTAAGAACCTATATTTGGAACATAATCTTCTAACTGAAATCCCCTTGGAAATTCGCAATATGGAAAAGGTATGGATCCTACATATAGGTCATAACTTATTTACATCCTTACCCGAAGCTTTTACAACCATGCCACGCTTACTTCTACTCCATAGTAATGATTGTAAAATCAGCAAAATTCCGGATAGTTATGCTTCAAAAACGTCTAATATCATGGGGTTAATCTTAGATAATAATCCATTATCTGACTCCGTCAAAACAAAGTGGGAAAAAGAACTCAGGCATTACTTTTTGCTTTCTTTGGAGTAGGTAGAAAAGGTTTAAATGACTTATAATACGTGATATACATAATTATACATCTTATTCTTATCCCTACTATTACTAGTGATGCGTTAACTTTTTAATTTTTTCAATAACCCCTTTAATGATAAGGGTTAATATACGTTCTTTGATTTTTTGATTTGAAATGGCTTTTAGTTTAGCAGTTTAAAAACTGTTATGAACTCTGGAAAATATGTCTTTGCACAACTTTTACAATTTATAAACAAGTATGAGTTTGAAAAATGCGTAAAGAGGTACAACGGAGATTACAGATTCAGAAATTTTAATTGCTGGAATCAATTCATCCAATTGTTCTTTGGTCAATTGACTTCTCGTAATTCTTTGAGAGATATAGCTACTTGTTTAAAAGCACATAGAAGCAAATTATATCATCTTGGATTCAGTGGGTATGTAAACCAATCTTCTTTATCTCGTGCAAATGAGCGTAGAGATTGGCGGATTTTTGGAGATTTTGGACAATATCTTATTGATCAGGTCCGACCTCTTTATAATTCATCTCCAATACCAAATGTCAACTTAGACAATGAAGTCTTTGCCCTAGATTCCACTACAATTTCTCTGAGTCTTATGTTATTTAATTGGGCTCCTGGAAAATATTCTAAAGGGGCTATAAAGATTCATACATTACTGGATCTCAGAGGTAGTATACCTTCATTTATACTAGTAAGTGATGGAAAATATCATGACAGTAACATATTGGATTTGTTAATTCCTGTGCCTCATGCTATTTACCTGATGGATAAAGCTTATGTCGATTTCCAAGCGCTCTATCGTATTAATACTTGTGAAGCTTTTTTTGTCACAAGAGCTAAGTCAAACATAAGTTATGACATCGTAGAGGAAAACTTTAATATCGATAAGACAACTGGTCTTAGAAGCGACAAAATAATAGTTCTAAATGGTATAAGTCTAAAAAACTATATCCAGAACCTCTTAGATTAGTAGAATACTATGATAAGAAAAACGATACGACACTACTATTTCTGACCAACAATATAGAGGTGTCAGCACTTGAAGTGGCAAAACTCTACCGTAATCGCTGGCAAATAGAAACCTTCTTTAAGTGGATAAAGCAAAACTTAACTATAAAAAAGCTTTGGGGACATACTGAAAATGCAGTTAACACTCACGTATGGGTGGCTATATGCACATACTTGATAATAGCTCGTGTCAAACACTCTATAAAGAGTGAATTATCCATTTATCAAATTATACAAATCTTAGGCATATCCTCAATGGATAAAACACCAATAAAAGAATTGCTTACCAAAACAATTTCAAAACAAAATGTCAATGAACAAATAAAATTATAGGGTTACCCATTTAGTTCGCAATAATTTTTAGTTGGTTAATAGTTATGGGTTCATGGCTAGTGCAACGTTCTATTATTTTATCTAGGATTGACACCCTGTGGTTCCGTCTATTGAACCTAAAGAAATATTCATCGATGTATTTTTGAAGGTATTCTTTATTACAATAAGAATGAACCCCTCTCAACCAGTTTTTAAAGTTCCTGATCTGTATGTGCAACATTTTAAAGTTTTTTCCTTTGTTTGATAAAGTTTGTTTCAAGTCAGGGTATTCTTCTTTGATTGGGTGATAACCAGGCCAACCATCCGCTAATATACTGGCATCATTCTTTATATGCGTGTCAAACAATGGTTTTAAAGACCTGGCGCTATAATCTTCTATAACTTTAGCATAGCCCCTTCCAGACTTACCATCCCTGTATTCAAAAGCAACGACTACCCTCATTTTCGTATCACTTTTACTTCTTCCCTGTTCCCCCTTTTAGGGTGTACCTATCTCGAACTCATCAACATGGACTTCATCTTCTAAAGGGTACTGCTCACTGCTTTCCATAGCTAACTGTACTTTCTGGCGAAATGCCCATGTTGTTTTTTGGTTCAAACCAAAACG from Aquimarina sp. ERC-38 includes these protein-coding regions:
- a CDS encoding leucine-rich repeat domain-containing protein — protein: MSRPTIFVLILCGIVLTTCNTYRTFYKSTYDLNTSSIKNTQRVHVRDFPNDSVYLILSKYKNIRSLNLSNRKSLHLDSVLNKIANPEKLNVLILDSLDLEKLPESITQFSQLKQLSLNHNPNLDVSQALLTVKNLPLEFLNLQQNELTDLPVSFSELQSLEDLNLSRNNLQKHQALQALEKLPKLKSLWLTHNQLTYVPKSLFTLKRLKNLYLEHNLLTEIPLEIRNMEKVWILHIGHNLFTSLPEAFTTMPRLLLLHSNDCKISKIPDSYASKTSNIMGLILDNNPLSDSVKTKWEKELRHYFLLSLE
- a CDS encoding IS4 family transposase, whose protein sequence is MNSGKYVFAQLLQFINKYEFEKCVKRYNGDYRFRNFNCWNQFIQLFFGQLTSRNSLRDIATCLKAHRSKLYHLGFSGYVNQSSLSRANERRDWRIFGDFGQYLIDQVRPLYNSSPIPNVNLDNEVFALDSTTISLSLMLFNWAPGKYSKGAIKIHTLLDLRGSIPSFILVSDGKYHDSNILDLLIPVPHAIYLMDKAYVDFQALYRINTCEAFFVTRAKSNISYDIVEENFNIDKTTGLRSDKIIVLNGISLKNYIQNLLD
- a CDS encoding GNAT family N-acyltransferase — encoded protein: MPIVTAKEIASGLGIKNLGYLGEFIGWLFLKITRLSRINRIYDKKLAGTADLVFFKKVIETFHVDFEVPEKDLKRLPKTGAFITISNHPLGGLDGILLLKLVSEQRPDFKVIANFLLQKIPELHAYVMPVNPFEDRKEVKSSFQGIKLSLQHIKDGHPLGIFPSGEVSTIKEGKGYVDKVWEPGAIHFIQKAKVPVIPIYFHAKNSRLFYRMAAISGLLRTLKLPSELFTQQYRSIKVRIGNPITPNDLIEFLELQALSEFLRKKTYMLANPYAKKSLRETIPQNLKITKTPKKIKRCSDTHDIEHEIQYCRDHKMRLLSSKNYEVFLVKKENVPNILYEIGRLREITFRAIGEGTNKAIDLDIFDEYYHHMFLWDSKAKKIAGAYRMGMGADIYRQKGIDGFYLQKLFRFEPELHNMMSKSIEMGRAFIIKEYQQKPMPLFLLWKGIVHCTLRFPEHKYLIGGVSISNQFSNFTKSLMIEFMKSHYYDPYVAQYVRPKKEFKVKLRDADKDFVFDESKSDLNKFDKIIDEVEPGSLRLPVLIKKYIKQNAKVIAFNVDPLFNNAIDGLMYIKISDLPESTVKPVMEEFQKELEQKYYASMDKDNYQFS
- a CDS encoding IS1595 family transposase, with protein sequence MRVVVAFEYRDGKSGRGYAKVIEDYSARSLKPLFDTHIKNDASILADGWPGYHPIKEEYPDLKQTLSNKGKNFKMLHIQIRNFKNWLRGVHSYCNKEYLQKYIDEYFFRFNRRNHRVSILDKIIERCTSHEPITINQLKIIAN